In one Prosthecochloris aestuarii DSM 271 genomic region, the following are encoded:
- a CDS encoding bifunctional aldolase/short-chain dehydrogenase, producing MQNLWDTSGCVSCIEALCSGTEIPRELCELVYASRLLGRENRLVMHGGGNTSVKSELTDVLGNKANVLFIKGSGVDLKEIVPHDFTPVRLEPMQRLLKLIHEGRGHSEEDLRRFSNKEFKNFLFLNLFSLNDNMVQKGLTPSIETLLHAFLPHRYIFHTHAQALLTLSNQPDGEALCREVLGDRMGIVPYIRPGIELACSAERVYANHADIEGLVLLKHGLVTFGESAKDAYDRMISAISTMEDRIDRAGRKVFAQTELPGSLMAVEHVAPVIRGACVQERTPRSRDYDTFILDFRTSPDIIEYVNRADLAQLSAKGAMTPDFIIRTKNRPLVVPAPDAADPDAFRRDVHEAVDAYKKEYTAYFERQKAASGMDVEMLDPLPRVALVPGLGLFGLGRTLRDARVNADIAESSAEAVLKAESVGSFESISEKEVFEIEYWEMEQAKVKKVRHDVFAGRVAMVTGAAGGIGLATAKAFREKGAEIVILDLNQESLDKACEEIGPDTLAIACDVTDRSAIAEAFNRTCRMFGGIDIVVSNVGIAIQGRIGDVDEALLRRSFELNFFSHQTISQHAVAVMRRQGIGGNLLYNVSKQAVNPGPDFGAYGLPKAATLFLVRQYALDHGRDGIRANGINADRIRTGLLNEEMIAKRSKARGLSPEEYMAGNLLKLEVTAEDVAQAFVHLALEQKTTGSITTVDGGNIAAALR from the coding sequence ATGCAAAACCTCTGGGATACTTCAGGCTGCGTCTCATGTATCGAAGCGCTTTGTTCGGGGACCGAAATACCTCGTGAGCTCTGTGAACTTGTCTATGCGTCACGTCTTCTCGGTCGCGAAAACAGGCTGGTCATGCATGGCGGAGGTAATACATCGGTCAAAAGCGAGCTTACCGATGTTCTGGGCAACAAGGCCAATGTGCTGTTTATCAAAGGCAGCGGAGTTGATCTCAAAGAGATTGTTCCGCACGATTTTACTCCTGTCCGGCTTGAGCCGATGCAGAGATTGCTCAAGCTGATCCACGAGGGGAGGGGCCATAGCGAAGAGGACCTTCGTCGTTTTTCCAACAAGGAGTTCAAGAACTTTCTTTTTTTGAACCTGTTCAGCCTGAACGACAATATGGTGCAGAAGGGTTTGACGCCATCGATCGAGACCCTCTTGCATGCATTCCTTCCCCATCGCTATATTTTCCATACTCATGCACAGGCATTGCTCACCTTGAGCAATCAGCCGGATGGTGAAGCGCTCTGCAGGGAGGTGCTTGGTGATCGTATGGGTATTGTGCCCTATATCCGGCCCGGTATCGAGCTTGCATGCTCTGCCGAGCGGGTCTATGCCAACCACGCTGACATAGAAGGCCTGGTGCTGCTCAAACACGGTCTGGTGACGTTCGGCGAGAGTGCAAAAGATGCCTACGATCGAATGATCTCTGCTATCAGCACAATGGAGGATCGCATCGACAGGGCCGGTCGGAAGGTGTTTGCGCAGACGGAACTTCCCGGATCGCTGATGGCGGTCGAGCATGTCGCTCCGGTTATTCGCGGTGCATGCGTTCAGGAACGCACGCCACGTAGCAGAGACTACGATACGTTTATTCTCGACTTCCGTACGTCGCCCGATATTATCGAATATGTCAACAGAGCCGATCTGGCACAACTCAGCGCCAAAGGCGCTATGACCCCTGACTTCATCATCAGGACCAAGAACCGGCCTCTCGTGGTTCCGGCACCTGATGCTGCCGATCCCGATGCATTCCGTCGCGATGTGCATGAGGCTGTTGACGCCTATAAAAAAGAGTATACAGCCTATTTCGAGCGCCAGAAGGCGGCGAGCGGCATGGACGTCGAGATGCTCGACCCGCTGCCCAGAGTTGCGCTGGTTCCCGGTCTCGGGCTTTTCGGTCTGGGCAGGACTCTTCGCGACGCCCGCGTGAATGCCGATATCGCAGAAAGTTCTGCCGAAGCGGTGCTGAAGGCCGAAAGCGTTGGTTCCTTCGAGTCCATCAGTGAAAAAGAGGTGTTCGAGATTGAGTATTGGGAGATGGAGCAGGCCAAAGTCAAAAAAGTCCGTCACGATGTCTTTGCAGGCCGTGTTGCAATGGTTACCGGCGCTGCAGGCGGGATCGGTCTTGCGACAGCCAAAGCATTCAGGGAAAAAGGCGCTGAAATTGTCATCCTGGACCTCAATCAGGAATCCCTTGATAAAGCGTGTGAAGAGATCGGCCCCGACACGCTGGCCATTGCATGTGACGTCACCGATCGAAGCGCGATTGCCGAAGCCTTCAACCGCACGTGTCGGATGTTCGGCGGGATTGATATTGTTGTTTCCAATGTAGGCATCGCCATTCAGGGCAGGATCGGCGATGTCGACGAAGCGCTTCTTCGCCGGAGTTTCGAGTTGAATTTCTTTTCTCATCAGACTATTTCACAGCACGCTGTTGCTGTCATGCGACGGCAGGGTATCGGCGGTAACCTGCTCTACAACGTTTCAAAACAGGCTGTCAATCCCGGACCGGATTTTGGAGCATACGGACTGCCAAAGGCTGCGACCCTCTTTCTCGTTCGCCAGTATGCGCTTGATCACGGCAGGGACGGTATCAGGGCAAACGGCATCAATGCCGATCGTATCCGTACCGGTCTTCTCAATGAAGAGATGATCGCAAAGC
- the bchF gene encoding 2-vinyl bacteriochlorophyllide hydratase — protein sequence MPRYTPEQLAKRNASIWTDIQIILAPLQFFIFLIGVTVTVLYANGWFVTDIYWVSLAILFKTLFFALLFITGAFFEKEIFNKWVYSKEFLWEDVGSTVAAAFHLLYFIMAFMGYDNDVLVWEAFIAYFTYILNALQYLVRIILEKLNERKLKLQGGL from the coding sequence ATGCCCCGATATACACCCGAGCAGCTTGCCAAGCGTAACGCATCTATATGGACAGATATCCAGATTATTCTCGCTCCGCTGCAGTTCTTTATATTTCTTATCGGTGTGACAGTCACGGTGCTCTATGCCAACGGCTGGTTTGTTACCGATATTTACTGGGTCAGTCTCGCGATTCTCTTTAAGACACTCTTTTTCGCTCTGCTGTTTATCACCGGCGCCTTTTTTGAAAAGGAGATTTTCAACAAATGGGTCTATTCGAAGGAGTTTCTGTGGGAGGATGTGGGCAGCACGGTCGCAGCTGCGTTTCACCTGCTCTATTTTATCATGGCCTTTATGGGGTATGACAATGATGTCCTCGTCTGGGAAGCCTTTATCGCATATTTTACCTATATCCTCAATGCGCTGCAGTACCTTGTCAGGATCATTCTTGAAAAACTCAACGAACGAAAACTCAAGCTGCAGGGTGGACTGTAA